The following are encoded together in the Pleurocapsa sp. FMAR1 genome:
- a CDS encoding circadian clock protein KaiA — protein sequence MSDYQDNFCSTEKIRSKLHICLFYTQQQLAKLVIERLNSDRFKVKDLSLSSNLVGFLTDNEQIDCIVLVKDSQSSSALEELWQSRILLPMVIVETEQPANPKLELADDCNFLDDITQACIIYHQAEIHLYPTQLAEINTYINLAITTFLSLSPSSNLNIHKTINEPETEKVHRSLVLQQRRLTEKIQARLEEYLGIYYKRQSSLFYRNLSKQEQEKLDQKLSQSYCQILLEYFNENSEINKLIDEFVDQAFFADISTSQILEIHMKLIDEFSYQLQIEGRNDDILLDYRLPLIDITAHLCEMYRRSIPGGDFSLELLFAVE from the coding sequence ATGTCAGATTATCAAGACAATTTTTGTTCAACTGAAAAGATTAGAAGCAAACTGCATATTTGTTTGTTTTATACCCAACAGCAGTTGGCTAAATTAGTTATTGAGCGATTAAATAGCGATCGCTTTAAAGTTAAAGATCTTAGTTTAAGTAGTAATCTAGTTGGTTTTTTGACCGACAATGAACAGATAGACTGCATTGTTTTAGTCAAAGATAGTCAATCAAGTTCAGCCTTGGAGGAGTTATGGCAATCAAGAATTTTACTGCCTATGGTAATAGTCGAGACTGAACAGCCTGCTAATCCTAAGCTTGAATTAGCAGATGATTGCAACTTTCTTGACGATATTACTCAAGCTTGCATTATTTATCATCAAGCAGAAATACATCTGTATCCAACTCAGCTAGCAGAAATCAATACTTATATTAACCTGGCTATTACTACATTTTTGAGCCTCTCTCCTAGTTCTAATCTTAATATTCACAAGACTATAAATGAACCAGAAACAGAAAAAGTGCATAGATCGCTTGTATTACAACAGCGTCGGCTAACGGAAAAAATCCAAGCAAGACTGGAAGAATATTTAGGGATTTATTACAAACGCCAATCCAGCCTTTTTTACCGCAATCTATCTAAACAAGAGCAAGAAAAATTAGACCAAAAATTAAGCCAAAGCTACTGTCAAATTTTGCTGGAATACTTTAATGAGAACTCAGAAATAAATAAGCTAATTGATGAGTTTGTCGATCAAGCTTTTTTTGCTGATATTTCTACTTCGCAAATTCTCGAAATACACATGAAATTAATTGATGAATTTTCTTATCAGTTACAAATAGAAGGCAGAAATGATGACATTTTGCTTGACTATCGTTTGCCACTGATTGATATTACCGCTCACCTTTGTGAAATGTATCGTCGCTCTATTCCTGGAGGAGACTTCTCCCTAGAATTATTGTTTGCAGTAGAATAA
- the kaiB gene encoding circadian clock protein KaiB, whose translation MDQFRKTYVLKLYVAGNTPNSVRALKTLKDILEKDFQGVYALKVIDVLKSPQLAEEDKILATPTLSKVLPPPVRKIIGDLSDREKVLIGLDLLYEEIRERER comes from the coding sequence ATGGATCAATTTAGAAAAACCTATGTACTCAAGCTATACGTAGCGGGAAACACACCAAACTCAGTTAGAGCTTTGAAGACTTTAAAGGACATTTTAGAGAAAGATTTTCAGGGAGTTTATGCTCTTAAAGTGATTGATGTCTTAAAGAGTCCTCAGTTAGCTGAAGAAGACAAAATCTTGGCAACTCCAACCCTATCTAAGGTTTTACCGCCTCCTGTTCGTAAAATAATTGGCGATTTGAGCGATCGCGAAAAGGTTTTGATTGGCTTAGATTTGCTTTACGAAGAAATCCGTGAGCGAGAAAGGTAA
- a CDS encoding serine/threonine-protein kinase — MSYCLNPSCPKPVNHPKSKLCQACGAKLLLHGRYHLVKGLGKGGFGATFLAADLALPGRPLCVIKQLRPNTDNPNFLSMARELFEREARTLGRIGNHPKIPRLLDYFEDRNQFYLIQEFVEGNNLQQEVKKIGVLNEAKARQVLKELLVILRDIHAQKVIHRDIKPANIIRREIDDQLVLIDFGVVKNQVDNISAAGSNQTAFTAFAVGTPGFAPPEQLAMRPVYASDVYALGVTCMYLMTGKAPKNMDCDPITGDIDWFKYVDVSDSFAEILTKMLEVAVKSRYKSAEEVLQVLDLENHVDSLSNSMLSFPTANEPPSTLANRSRMAYSRRDTTSSSKGDIRMSRQTGRMAYTSRYSRNAAQTSASSASFSQAAKNPPKPAKISAEEVLKAYSSGRKDFGLKDMTMQDLQKADLSESKFHDSKLIRVNFQGADLNKTSFTSCDMRQAMLRNADLTRALFNAANLEDVDLRGANLSYVNFRDTKLKGANLCGANLSNTNLTKKQLEEVKTNWMTIMPSGKRGFW, encoded by the coding sequence ATGAGCTATTGCCTAAATCCATCCTGTCCCAAACCAGTTAATCATCCTAAGTCTAAACTCTGTCAAGCGTGCGGAGCAAAATTGCTGTTACATGGTCGCTATCACTTAGTTAAAGGTTTAGGTAAAGGGGGTTTTGGCGCAACTTTTCTAGCTGCCGATCTCGCTCTTCCAGGAAGACCTTTGTGTGTAATTAAGCAACTACGTCCCAATACAGACAATCCTAACTTCTTGTCCATGGCAAGGGAATTATTTGAAAGAGAAGCCAGAACATTAGGCAGAATTGGTAATCATCCTAAGATACCTAGACTGCTAGATTATTTTGAGGATCGCAATCAATTTTATTTAATTCAAGAGTTTGTTGAGGGCAACAATCTTCAGCAGGAAGTCAAAAAAATTGGCGTTTTGAATGAGGCAAAGGCAAGACAGGTACTCAAAGAACTTTTGGTGATTCTGCGAGATATTCACGCTCAAAAAGTTATTCACCGAGATATCAAACCTGCTAACATTATTCGCCGCGAAATAGACGATCAGTTAGTTTTAATTGACTTTGGAGTAGTTAAAAATCAAGTTGACAATATTAGTGCAGCAGGTTCTAATCAAACGGCATTTACTGCTTTTGCAGTCGGTACTCCTGGCTTTGCTCCTCCTGAACAGTTAGCTATGCGTCCTGTTTATGCTAGCGATGTCTATGCCCTTGGTGTTACCTGTATGTATTTAATGACGGGAAAAGCACCTAAAAATATGGATTGCGATCCCATTACTGGAGATATTGATTGGTTTAAATATGTTGATGTCAGCGATAGTTTTGCGGAAATTTTGACCAAGATGCTAGAGGTAGCGGTCAAAAGCCGTTATAAAAGTGCCGAAGAAGTATTGCAGGTACTAGACTTAGAAAATCATGTAGATAGCCTATCTAACAGTATGCTTAGTTTTCCTACCGCTAATGAGCCTCCTAGTACTCTTGCTAATCGCTCAAGAATGGCGTACTCTCGACGGGATACTACATCTAGTTCTAAAGGTGACATCAGGATGTCCCGTCAGACAGGCAGAATGGCTTATACCTCCAGATATTCGAGAAATGCTGCTCAAACTAGTGCTAGTTCCGCTTCTTTCAGTCAAGCTGCTAAAAACCCTCCTAAGCCTGCAAAAATTTCGGCTGAAGAGGTTTTAAAAGCCTATAGTTCTGGTAGAAAAGACTTTGGCTTAAAAGATATGACCATGCAAGATCTACAAAAAGCCGATTTATCCGAATCTAAGTTTCACGATTCTAAATTAATCAGAGTCAACTTTCAGGGAGCAGATTTAAATAAAACCAGCTTTACAAGTTGTGATATGCGTCAGGCTATGTTGCGTAATGCTGACTTAACTCGCGCTCTGTTTAATGCTGCCAATTTGGAAGATGTAGATCTTCGTGGTGCAAATTTGAGCTATGTCAATTTTAGAGACACTAAGCTCAAGGGGGCAAATCTCTGTGGTGCTAATCTAAGCAATACTAATTTAACTAAAAAACAGCTAGAAGAAGTCAAAACAAACTGGATGACTATTATGCCTTCAGGAAAACGAGGATTTTGGTAA
- the kaiC gene encoding circadian clock protein KaiC, which yields MNEPNPNQPATELSTKGVRKIRTMIEGFDEITHGGLPANRTTLVSGTSGTGKTLLAIQFLYLGIEFFDCPGVFVTFEESPKDIIENACSFGWDLQSLIDRGKLFILDASPDPEGQEVVGNFDLSALIERIQYAIRKYKAQLVSIDSVTAVFQQYDAASVVRREIFRLVARLKQLEVTSILTTERVEEYGSVARFGVEEFVSDNVIIIRNVLEGERRRRTIEILKLRGTTHMKGEYPFTITNDGINIFPLGAMRLTQRSSNVRRSSGVKTLDKLCGGGFFKDSIILVTGATGTGKTLLVSKFLEEGCRQGERAVLFAYEESRAQLSRNASSWGVDFEEMERKGLLKLLCCYPESAGLEDHLQMIKSEITNFKPARIAIDSLSALARGVSNNAFRQFVIGVTGYAKQEEITGFFTNTTDRFLGANSITESHISTITDTIILLQYVEIRGEMSRAMNVFKMRGSWHDKGIREYVISSDAPEIPFIKESFRNYEGIISGSPSRVSLNEKSELSRIARNVKDIGIDSKDEG from the coding sequence ATGAACGAACCAAATCCTAATCAACCAGCAACAGAACTATCTACCAAAGGAGTTCGCAAAATCCGCACCATGATTGAAGGATTTGACGAAATCACCCATGGCGGTTTGCCCGCTAATAGAACAACTTTAGTTAGTGGAACATCTGGTACAGGTAAAACCCTGTTAGCCATTCAGTTTCTTTATCTAGGAATTGAATTTTTTGATTGTCCTGGTGTTTTTGTTACCTTTGAAGAATCCCCAAAAGATATTATTGAAAATGCCTGTAGTTTTGGCTGGGATTTACAAAGCTTAATCGATCGCGGCAAATTATTTATTTTAGATGCTTCCCCCGATCCTGAAGGGCAAGAAGTAGTAGGGAATTTTGACCTATCGGCATTGATCGAACGTATTCAGTATGCAATACGTAAATATAAGGCGCAGCTAGTCTCAATTGACTCGGTTACGGCAGTATTTCAACAGTATGATGCAGCTTCAGTAGTAAGGCGAGAAATTTTTCGTTTAGTAGCCCGTCTCAAGCAGCTAGAAGTTACTTCTATCCTAACTACTGAAAGGGTGGAAGAATACGGCTCTGTTGCCCGTTTTGGAGTAGAAGAATTTGTTTCGGACAACGTAATTATTATCCGCAATGTCTTAGAAGGAGAACGTCGGCGACGTACCATTGAAATTCTCAAGCTGCGGGGTACTACCCACATGAAAGGAGAATATCCTTTCACGATTACCAATGACGGGATTAATATCTTTCCCCTTGGTGCTATGCGTCTTACTCAACGTTCATCTAACGTACGACGTTCTTCAGGAGTTAAAACTCTCGACAAGCTCTGTGGCGGTGGCTTTTTCAAAGACTCGATTATTTTGGTTACGGGAGCAACAGGAACAGGCAAAACTCTATTAGTAAGCAAGTTCCTAGAAGAGGGGTGTCGTCAAGGTGAAAGAGCCGTACTGTTTGCCTATGAAGAATCTAGAGCGCAGCTATCTCGTAATGCCTCCTCTTGGGGGGTAGATTTTGAGGAGATGGAGCGTAAAGGCTTACTTAAATTACTTTGCTGTTATCCAGAATCAGCGGGTTTAGAAGATCATTTACAGATGATTAAGTCTGAGATTACTAATTTTAAGCCTGCTCGCATCGCGATCGATTCCCTTTCGGCGTTAGCTAGGGGAGTTAGTAATAATGCCTTCCGTCAGTTTGTCATTGGCGTTACTGGTTATGCCAAACAAGAAGAGATCACAGGCTTTTTTACCAACACTACCGATCGATTTTTGGGGGCTAATTCAATTACCGAGTCCCATATTTCTACTATTACCGATACGATTATTCTTTTACAATATGTAGAAATTCGCGGTGAAATGTCTCGTGCCATGAACGTCTTTAAGATGCGTGGTTCATGGCATGACAAAGGTATTAGAGAATATGTGATTAGCTCTGATGCACCAGAAATCCCCTTTATTAAAGAATCTTTTCGTAACTACGAAGGCATTATTAGTGGTTCACCATCTCGTGTATCTTTAAACGAAAAAAGCGAGCTATCAAGAATTGCTAGAAACGTCAAGGATATAGGTATTGACTCAAAAGACGAAGGATAA